One window of Robiginitalea biformata HTCC2501 genomic DNA carries:
- a CDS encoding efflux RND transporter permease subunit — translation MSRQKKNADKEFWLSSWAIDNPSVIYVMIGIFLVMGISAYQNMPREDFPEVEETKVYISTPYPGNTAEDIERLITDPLEDRLKNVSNLVELTSTSQEDYSMIVVEFDENISVQDAKLKVEDEVDAEKAGEDWPIFNGAKVEPNVFDLNLAESFPIMNVNLTGDYPVEQLKEFAEYLQDEIEDLDEIKEVDIRGAQDKEVEVAVDIYKMMAAKVSFDDVLNAIRNGNMTMSAGNLQTNGQRRTVRILGEVEDPDELRNFVVKSENGNAVYIKDVATVTFHEEDKTTYAREKGRSVVMLDIKKRSGKNTIEAANKIRDLVQEAREDYFPRDLNVTIANDSSSRTLNQVDDLVNNIIFGILLVVTVLMFFLGFRNALFVGFAIPMSMFMSFMILSWLGYSLNTMILFGLIMGLGMLVDNGVVVVENVYRLMDEEGMSRLEAAKKGIGEIAVPIIISTATTVAAFVPLGLWPGIMGEFMIFFPITLSVVLGSSLFVAIFMNSMLVSNFMETGEKELTRKQLVRLSLILIPLGIFILIVGGAMRGLGSLMIVTAGLSWLYRYVIKKRANRFQRVTLRRLENFYEGQLKRALRGRNVYWYAGTMFVLLIAAFMAFGASLASQRTKVEFFPDNTPNEIYVYIEYPQGTSIEKTNEITKAIEERVYAVVDSDTYMMGDRNVLLESTVSQVGRGAENPFTEGGTAAEMPHRGKITLSMREYKYREGKDTEELRLRIQQALEGVYPGVEISVEKDAVGPPAGYPINVELEGKNYDTLINLAERMRNFINSKNIEGIEELKIDVNKSKPSMEVIVDREKAGELGVAVGQVGNQLRRSIFGDKAGIYKEDGEDYDINVRFNEDLRYNTSALFNQNIIFRDPATGQIKEIPVSAVASHRNTSGFSAIKHIDAKRVVTVYSGLTPGFTDAGAIVSQIQDAMEEFEGVPPNVSIDYTGQLEEQNKQMQFLVGAFFSGLGLIMLLLVFQFGGISKPAIIMTAIFLSFIGVFGGLIITGWSFVIMMTMMGIISLAGIVVNNGVVLLDYTQILIDRKKVKLGLDDRELLTLPQVTEAIVRGGKARLRPVLLTAITTVLGLIPLAIGLNINFFGLFSSFQPDIYMGGDNVIFWGPLAWTVIFGLIVATFLTLIIVPVLFNITYRIKLAVRKRRPKSEEEARRLQEAA, via the coding sequence ATGAGCCGACAGAAAAAGAACGCAGACAAGGAATTCTGGCTCTCGTCCTGGGCCATCGACAACCCGTCGGTGATCTATGTGATGATCGGCATCTTCCTGGTCATGGGAATTTCCGCCTACCAAAACATGCCCCGGGAGGATTTCCCGGAGGTGGAGGAAACCAAGGTGTATATCAGCACCCCCTATCCGGGCAACACGGCCGAGGATATCGAGCGGCTGATCACCGACCCGCTGGAAGACCGGCTGAAGAATGTGAGCAACCTGGTGGAACTGACCTCCACTTCCCAGGAAGACTACTCGATGATCGTTGTGGAATTTGACGAGAACATCAGCGTCCAGGATGCAAAACTCAAGGTAGAAGACGAGGTGGATGCTGAAAAGGCCGGGGAAGACTGGCCGATATTCAACGGCGCCAAGGTGGAGCCGAACGTATTCGACCTGAACCTGGCGGAATCCTTCCCGATCATGAATGTCAACCTCACCGGCGACTACCCGGTGGAGCAGCTCAAGGAGTTTGCGGAGTACCTGCAGGACGAGATCGAGGACCTCGACGAGATTAAGGAGGTGGACATCCGCGGGGCCCAGGACAAGGAGGTGGAAGTGGCCGTGGACATCTACAAGATGATGGCCGCCAAGGTGAGCTTCGACGACGTGCTGAACGCCATCCGCAATGGGAACATGACCATGTCTGCCGGGAACCTGCAGACCAATGGCCAGCGCCGGACGGTTCGCATCCTCGGGGAAGTGGAAGACCCGGACGAACTGCGGAACTTTGTGGTAAAATCCGAAAACGGGAATGCCGTGTATATCAAGGACGTGGCTACGGTGACCTTCCACGAAGAAGACAAGACCACCTATGCCCGGGAGAAAGGCCGGAGCGTGGTGATGCTCGACATCAAAAAGCGGTCGGGTAAAAACACCATCGAAGCGGCCAACAAAATTCGCGACCTGGTACAGGAGGCCCGGGAGGATTATTTTCCGAGGGATCTGAACGTGACCATCGCCAACGATTCCTCGAGCCGGACCCTGAACCAGGTGGATGACCTGGTGAACAATATCATCTTCGGCATTCTGCTGGTGGTCACCGTGCTCATGTTCTTCCTCGGGTTCCGCAACGCGCTTTTTGTGGGCTTTGCCATCCCGATGTCCATGTTTATGTCCTTTATGATCCTCTCCTGGCTCGGCTACTCCCTGAACACAATGATCCTCTTTGGTCTGATTATGGGCCTGGGGATGCTTGTGGACAACGGGGTGGTGGTTGTAGAGAACGTCTACCGTCTGATGGATGAGGAGGGCATGTCCCGACTGGAAGCCGCCAAAAAAGGGATTGGCGAAATCGCGGTGCCGATTATCATCTCCACGGCCACCACGGTGGCTGCCTTTGTCCCCCTGGGCCTCTGGCCCGGTATCATGGGGGAGTTTATGATTTTCTTCCCGATCACGCTTTCCGTCGTACTCGGCTCGTCGCTTTTTGTAGCCATCTTCATGAATTCGATGCTCGTATCGAACTTCATGGAAACGGGCGAAAAGGAACTGACGCGGAAACAGCTCGTGAGGCTGTCGCTGATCCTGATACCCCTGGGGATTTTCATCCTGATCGTGGGGGGCGCCATGCGCGGGCTCGGCTCCCTGATGATCGTCACGGCAGGCTTGTCCTGGCTTTACCGGTACGTGATCAAAAAACGCGCAAACCGCTTCCAGCGGGTCACCCTGCGCCGGCTGGAGAATTTCTATGAGGGCCAACTCAAACGCGCCCTGCGGGGCCGGAACGTCTACTGGTATGCCGGGACAATGTTCGTCCTTTTGATCGCCGCGTTTATGGCCTTCGGCGCTTCCCTGGCGAGCCAGCGGACCAAGGTGGAGTTTTTCCCGGACAATACGCCCAACGAGATCTATGTGTATATCGAATATCCCCAGGGTACCTCCATCGAAAAGACCAACGAGATCACCAAGGCCATCGAGGAACGCGTGTACGCCGTGGTAGACAGCGACACCTATATGATGGGCGATCGGAACGTGCTGCTCGAATCGACGGTTTCCCAGGTGGGGCGTGGGGCCGAGAACCCATTTACCGAAGGGGGGACGGCCGCAGAAATGCCGCACCGGGGAAAAATCACGCTGTCCATGCGGGAGTACAAATACCGGGAAGGCAAGGATACGGAGGAATTGCGGCTCAGGATCCAGCAGGCCCTGGAAGGGGTGTACCCCGGGGTAGAGATCTCCGTTGAAAAAGACGCAGTGGGCCCGCCCGCCGGCTACCCGATCAACGTGGAGCTGGAAGGAAAGAATTACGACACGCTCATCAACCTGGCCGAGCGGATGCGGAATTTTATCAACAGCAAGAACATCGAGGGAATCGAGGAACTGAAGATCGACGTGAATAAGAGCAAGCCCTCCATGGAAGTGATCGTGGACCGGGAAAAAGCCGGGGAACTCGGCGTGGCCGTCGGCCAGGTGGGCAACCAGCTGCGGCGCTCCATATTCGGGGACAAGGCGGGTATCTACAAGGAGGACGGGGAGGATTACGACATCAATGTCCGCTTCAACGAAGACCTCCGCTACAACACGAGTGCCCTGTTCAACCAGAACATCATTTTCCGAGACCCGGCCACCGGGCAGATCAAGGAAATCCCGGTCTCGGCCGTAGCCAGCCACCGGAACACCTCCGGGTTCAGCGCCATCAAGCATATCGATGCCAAGCGCGTGGTGACTGTCTACTCGGGCCTCACCCCCGGGTTCACGGATGCCGGGGCCATCGTTTCGCAAATCCAGGACGCCATGGAGGAATTCGAAGGCGTCCCGCCGAATGTCAGCATCGACTATACCGGCCAGCTCGAGGAGCAGAACAAACAGATGCAGTTCCTGGTGGGGGCTTTCTTCTCCGGCCTCGGGCTGATCATGCTGCTGCTGGTCTTTCAGTTTGGCGGGATATCGAAGCCGGCCATCATCATGACTGCCATTTTCCTGAGTTTTATCGGGGTCTTTGGCGGGCTGATCATCACGGGATGGTCCTTTGTCATCATGATGACCATGATGGGCATCATTTCCCTGGCGGGCATCGTGGTGAACAACGGGGTGGTCCTGCTGGATTACACCCAGATTCTGATCGACCGGAAAAAGGTAAAACTCGGCCTGGACGACCGGGAATTGCTGACACTGCCTCAGGTAACAGAAGCCATCGTCCGGGGCGGAAAGGCCCGTCTGCGGCCCGTACTGCTGACGGCCATCACCACCGTGCTGGGGCTTATCCCGCTGGCTATTGGCCTGAACATCAATTTCTTTGGGCTTTTCAGCAGCTTTCAGCCGGACATCTATATGGGCGGGGACAACGTGATCTTCTGGGGGCCCCTGGCCTGGACCGTGATCTTCGGGCTTATCGTGGCGACGTTCCTGACGCTGATCATCGTTCCGGTGCTCTTCAACATCACCTACCGGATTAAACTGGCCGTGCGCAAGCGGCGGCCGAAATCGGAAGAAGAGGCGAGGCGACTGCAGGAAGCCGCCTAG